The sequence AAATAAGTCGAGCCATTCTTGCGATGTTTTACTTCCGTGAATTTGTTGGGTGTTTACAACCTTCGCCTGCTCAGAGGTGAGCTGGGCAAGCACTTGTTTATAGTGAGGATATTTTACCCCATGAGTACGAGGTTTTTGGGTTGTAAGTAGACTATTCATACTGTTGGGTTTAGTGGGTGGTTGAATCAAATATACGAATGCTCACACATTTTTTTTGGGAAAAACTCCCAATATTTTTAACCCAATTCACTGGGGCGTTCAAGTAAACTTGCTATTTTTGCCACCCGTTTTTTCGAGAAAATTGTTAAATTGCATTTATGGAGAACTTTGTAGTATCGGCTCGTAAATATCGCCCTGCCACATTTGATACAGTTGTTGGTCAATCACACATTACCACTACGCTCAAAAATGCAATTAAGAGCAACCAACTAGCTCAAGCCTTTTTGTTTTGTGGTCCTCGTGGGGTAGGCAAAACCACCTGTGCGCGTATCCTTGCCAAAACTATCAACTGTTTGACTCCTACCGAAGATTTTGAAGCCTGTGGTACCTGTGAGTCTTGCGTGAGTTTTCAGAACCAAGGTTCGATGAATGTATATGAGTTAGATGCTGCCTCTAGCAACAGTGTTGACGATATTCGTAACTTGGTAGATCAGGTGCGCTATCCACCCCAAAGCGGCAAACGCAAGGTATACATCATAGATGAAGTGCACATGTTGTCTAACTCGGCGTTCAATGCTTTTCTGAAAACTCTGGAAGAACCTCCCGAATATGTGATTTTTATCCTTGCTACTACCGAAAAGCACAAAATTATCCCTACTATTTTATCTCGTTGTCAAATCTTTGATTTTAAACGCATTGAGGTAAAAGATATGAGTGGGCATTTGGCAAATATTGCCCAAAAAGAAGAAATTGAAGCGGAACAGGATGCGCTTGACCTAATTGCTCAAAAGGCAGATGGGGGGCTGCGTGATGCTTTATCTTTGTTTGACCTGATCACAACCTTTTCGGCAGATCGACACATTACTTACCAAAGTGTAGTAAAAAATCTGCATATACTCGATCATGATTATTATTTTAAAATAACAGATGCTTTATTGGCGCAGGATATGCCCCTGGTACTCTTGTACTTTGACGAAATTCTCAGAAAGGGTTTCGACGGTCATATTTTTATTGCGGGTTTGGGCGCGCATTTACGCAATGTCATGATGTGCAAAGATCCTGCAACTGTAAAACTGCTTGAGGTCTCTGAGAAGGTAAAACAACGTTTTGCTGAACAAGCCCAAAATGCCTCTGCATCGTTTTTACTATCTGCCTTGAACCTTGCCAATGACTGTGATTTGCACTATAAAAGCAGTAAAAATCCCAGGTTTTTTGTAGAATTGGTGCTGATGAAAATGGCCAACCTAAACAGAGTCATTGATTGGGCGCAAAACCCCGTAGAGATTGCAGGACAGCCCCCCGCTGATCCTGAAAAAAAAAAGCCTGAAACCAACGTAGCCGAGCAAAATAACAGCCATCAACAGCAGCAAGCCCCACCTCCGGCAAAAATGTCGCTGGAATATACCAAAAAGGAGAATCCCAAAACCCCCGTCATCCCTAATAAGCCTGATGTTACCCTAAAAGTAGATACAAGTAATGGGAGTGTACAAGCATCTGACAATACGCCTTTTACTAAGAAAGAATTGCTGCTTGCACTCAATGACTTTAAGGGCATTTTAAGAAACTTTCCGCAAGATGGGGAGAAGGCTAGAAAAGCCGCTGAATATTTGTCGGCAGGCGACATTTCTATAGAAAATGGGCACGAAATCACCCTCACTTTTAGTGACGAAGCGCAGGAGAAAGTGGTCGCAGCGTATTTGGAGAAGGTACAAAAAAACCTGCGTAATAAACTGAATAACCAGGCTTTAACCCTTAGTTCTAAGTATGTATATGTAGAGAAAAAGAAAAAGATATATACTCCTTACGACAAATTTCAGTATTTGAAAGAAAAACACACCAAATTGAACGATTTAAGTGCACGCTTTGGGCTAGAAGTAGATCTCTAAGGAATGGTGAGAAAATAAATTACCGATTTCGGGGTAGAGATTTTATTCTGAGACGAGGCACTTTTTGCGGGCGTAGCCATAGCTACGGCCAAAAAAAGTAACGAAGTATCAGGATGAAAGATTACTCCCAAACTGAAAAGTTATTTTTTTTCCATTCCTAAACAAGTTCCTTATATTATTTTATACCTTGTCGGCTTGCTCAAAGCGGTCATTGCCATTTACTTGAAACTCAACCTCAACACTGTCTTTGTGTGTATAGTCAAAAAATGCCACTACATGATGCTCTGTAATGATTGCCAGCTGTTTGTCGCGACAATAACGCCTCAAAAAACGCCAGCCTATGTTCATTGTGTGTAGTAGTTCCACAAATTCGTGAAAATTGTCAAGTTGGTCTAACCAATGCTTTTGTTGTTGGTATTCCAGAAAAAAGAAGTGGTTATGGGGGGTAACCGTGAAGTGACTTACCTCGTGAAAAACAAAACATATTTCAAGTGCTCCACCAAAAGCATAAAAATAAAACATATCGGTATATTGAGAGTCTGTATACAATTTTTTACCCAATACTTTCTTGTCAAATTTTTGGTAAACCAAGTATTCAGTGTCTCCTGTTTTTAAACCTTTGAGCTTGCCTGTTTTTAAAAAATCATAAATATTCATTGATTGAGTTTTTGGTTAAATCTGTCGAGTTTAATAACTAAATTGCCTAAGAATTGAGTTGTATAAATCTCACAATTAAACGATATAAAAAATGCAAATCAAAACTTTGACGCCTAACCTGATGGTAAACAATGTAGCAGAAACCATCATGTATTATAATAGTATCCTGGGGTTTGAGTTGGTACAAACCGTGCCTGAAACTCCCCCTTATGACTGGGCGATGGTGTCTACCGATGGGTTGGCGCTGATGTTTCAGTCAGTAGATAGCATGAAAACCGAGTTTAAACCCCTAGAGCAACAAGCAACGGGTGGGGGGTTAAGCTTTTACCTGAGAGTAGAAGGTGTAGAAGATCTATACGAAAAGCTGAAAGGCAAGGTAACAGTTGTAAACGACCTCAAGGAGAGTTTTTATGGAATGACTGAGTTTTCTATACAAGACCTCAACGGCTTTGTACTTACCTTTGCCGAAAACTTAAACCCTTCAGTAGCCACTGAAAGTAGCAAAGAAACTGAACAGAATTAAACGATGGTTGTCTAAAAACAGTTGATCCCAGCTTAGATTGCCACCTTCATTGCTAAGTTTATAGAGTGAGGCAAACCATTTGGCTTTCAAAACTGAAAAGTGAGGTGGTTTGAGACGGTAAAAGTAGCCAATAAAATAGCAACTTATAGTTTCACTTATTGTAACACCTGCTTTACTGCCTCAAACATGCTCTAAAGCAGTAAAAATGCTTTTTAAAGAGCCTTTGCTAAAAAACGCTGGAATGAGTAGTAATTTTATTGTAGATACACTTAATTTGTGAAGCATCATTTTGAGCGTTGTTAAATCTACAAAAGATAAAAAAAGTGATATGAAATACATTCTAACCAAATTGTTTTTAGTAGCATTCGTTGTGGGTGTTACCCAGCTAGGTTATGGCCAAATGACCTGGAAAGTAAAAACTGACAAGGCTAAAATTACTTTCAGTGAGTTGGGATCAGGAGCTGAAGGCACCTTTTCGGGGTTGGATGCTACTATTCAGTTTGCCCCCACCAACTTAAACAAGTCAAGTATTAAAGCGCGTATCAAGGTAAGCACAGTCACTGCCAGTGAAGGTGAAGATCAAGCAAAAGATATTTTGTCGAAAGACTATCTTAACGGGGCAAAATATCCCTACATTACCTATGAATCGAGTAAAATAAAGAAAACCGACAAAGGTTTTGAGTTGATTGGAAAGTTGACCATCAAAGAAACTACAAAAGTGGTTAAAATCCCTTTTTTATTTACCAAACAAGGTAAAACAGCAGTATTTAAAGGTAAAATAAATATTACATCCAAAGATTTTGGGCTGGCAGCAGGGGAGGTAGTCATTGATTTGGAAGTACCAGTGAAACAGAAGTAATAGAACGAATTTTGTTAAATTACGATCAATAAGTTTTTACATTAAATGTATATACATATATTTGTGTCATTCATACATAAAACAAACTCTAAAAAATCTTTATAAAACTTATTATCAAAATGAAAAAAGTATTTTTAACATTTGCTGCGCTTACCTTAATGGCTACTATATCGTTGGCTCAAACCAAATGGAAAATGGATGGTGCCCATGCTTGGGTAAATTTTAGTGTGATGCACCAAGGTTTATCTTTTGTCAATGGTAGTTTTAGCAAGTTTGATGCAACTATAGAGGCAAACAGTAAAGACTTGAAAGGGGCTAAACTGACTGCAAGTATAGACCCGGCAAGTGTAAACTCTGGCGTAGAACGAAGGGATAAGCACTTAAGGTCACAAGATTTCTTTGATGTAAAAAAATACCCTAAGGCTACTTTTGTAAGTAAAAAGTTTAAGAAAGCAGGTAAGAATAAATACAAAATTGTAGGTGATTTTACCCTGAAAGGAGTAACCAAAGAAGTCACAATGGATGCAAAAGTATTGGGTAATTTTGAAACTAAAAAAGGAAGCAAAATGGGTATCCATGCTACTACCACCATCAACCGTTACGACTATGGGATAAGTTATGCTAAAGGTAAAAATGCTCCTAATGGTAAAGAAGCATTGGCCAGTGATATAAAAATCACAATCAACATGGAATTTACGTCGAAGAAATAGTACGCTATTCGATGGATAAGCAAGAGCAAAACAGTCATACACTGTTTTGCTTTTTTTTGGAGAAACTTTTATAAATAATACCAACCCTACCTTTTAAGCCCTTATTTGCCTTTATTACTGCGGCTATTGTTTAACTTTGTATTTGTATTGAAAAACCTCTGTCAATATTTGTTCTGGTGAGAATAAACAGATTTTAAAGTAAGCAAAACGTGTGTTACAAAACAGGCAAAAATGCCCGCTATAAACAATGGTTGTGTTACCTCTTTCCTTTATTTTTGTGTTGGATTCTCATCTACCCACCCGATTTTTTTGTGTTCCTTTCGTTACAAGCACTTGCCTTACAAATGGTGGTAGGCTGGGGACTGGTCATTGTCTTATTTCCGTTTTTTGGCAAAACCCGATACATACCCCCACATTTACTTGGTGTGTTGGGATCAGTGTGGTTCTTACAACCTTATGTACAAACTCAGCCTCAAAAGCCAGCCAAACTAGCAGATACCTTTAAAGTGCTGCACCTCAATGTACACGGACGTAACACGCAACATGCGCAACTAGTTGAACAATTATTAAGGCAAGAAGCTGATTTGTTGGCCTTGATAGAGGTAAACCATCGCTGGGCTAAAGTACTTAAGAAGGGTTTACACAAACAATACCCTTATGCTTTTGTGTACCCGGTAGACAACCTATTTTCGGGCATTGCCATATTTGCCAAATATCCTCTCAAAAATGTTCAGTATATCTTCAACGATGAACCACCTACTGTAGTAGGTGATGTATTATTGCCTCAAGGCAAAGTTCATTTTATCAGTACCCATATCAGTGCGCCTATTTTGCAAGGACGTATTCCTCGGCGTTATAGCCAAATGGATAAAATAGCCCAGCAAATAAAGCAAGACCAAGAGAAACCCTTGGTATTACTGGGTGACTTCAATGCGGTACCCTGGGAACGATTAATCAGAGATTTTAAGCAAAGCACCCACATGCAAGACACCCGCGCCTCATGGTTGCCTACTTTCCCTACTTGGGCTTTATGGATGGGCATTCCTATTGACTATATTTTTTACTCGCCCCCATTGTATTGTCAACATTTGAATACTTTTCAGAACACCGGGGCTGATCATGTGGGTTTGGTAGGGGAGTTTGGGCTAAAGTAACAGCAAAAGAGTAGGGTGTTTTTTAATTACTGCAAAAAAAAGTAGAACTTGCTCCCTGGTTTTACAAAGGGCAGCAGGCAGGAGCGACCGCAGCCCATAAAAAGTGGATAAATGGAGAAGTTAGACATTGTATTAAAGTACTTTCCTGATTTGACTGATGCCCAAAAGGAGCAGTTCATTAAAATGAATGAGTTGTATCAGGATTGGAACGAAAAAATAAATGTAGTATCACGCAAAGACGTAGATATGTTATATGAGCGTCATGTATTACACTCGTTGGGCATAGCTAAAGTTATACAATTTAAGCCAGGTTCAAAAGTACTTGACTTGGGTACAGGAGGTGGTTTTCCAGGAGTACCGTTGGCTATTATGTTCCCCAAAACCGAGTTTTACCTTGTAGACTCTATTGCAAAAAAAATAAAAGTAGTACAAGAGGTCGTGGCTGGTTTGGGGCTTACCAATGTAAAAGCTGAGCAGGTAAGGGTAGAAAAAGTAGACGACGATTTTGATTTTATCGTATCACGGGCAGTAGCCCCTCTCAAAACTTTGCATAATTGGTCGCAAGATAAGTTTTACAAAATGTACAACCATGAACTCAAAAATGGTTACCTGTTGCTTAAAGGGGGCGATTTGACCGAGGAATTGGCAGAGGTAAAACGAAAGAAGAAAGTGTTTGAACTGAGTGATTTTTTTGAAGAAGAGTTTTTCGAGACCAAAAAAGTGGTATATGTACAAATGATGAAATAAATGAGAAAAGCCGGGTAAATGCCCGGCTTTTTTGTAATATTTATAAATACTTTTGTTGAATAAGGGGGATCGTTTCCTGTATTTTGGAGGTTTTGATAGGTTCGCCAATGGTAAAAAACTTCCACTTGTCTCCATCACGTTTAA is a genomic window of Microscilla marina ATCC 23134 containing:
- a CDS encoding DNA polymerase III subunit gamma/tau produces the protein MENFVVSARKYRPATFDTVVGQSHITTTLKNAIKSNQLAQAFLFCGPRGVGKTTCARILAKTINCLTPTEDFEACGTCESCVSFQNQGSMNVYELDAASSNSVDDIRNLVDQVRYPPQSGKRKVYIIDEVHMLSNSAFNAFLKTLEEPPEYVIFILATTEKHKIIPTILSRCQIFDFKRIEVKDMSGHLANIAQKEEIEAEQDALDLIAQKADGGLRDALSLFDLITTFSADRHITYQSVVKNLHILDHDYYFKITDALLAQDMPLVLLYFDEILRKGFDGHIFIAGLGAHLRNVMMCKDPATVKLLEVSEKVKQRFAEQAQNASASFLLSALNLANDCDLHYKSSKNPRFFVELVLMKMANLNRVIDWAQNPVEIAGQPPADPEKKKPETNVAEQNNSHQQQQAPPPAKMSLEYTKKENPKTPVIPNKPDVTLKVDTSNGSVQASDNTPFTKKELLLALNDFKGILRNFPQDGEKARKAAEYLSAGDISIENGHEITLTFSDEAQEKVVAAYLEKVQKNLRNKLNNQALTLSSKYVYVEKKKKIYTPYDKFQYLKEKHTKLNDLSARFGLEVDL
- a CDS encoding VOC family protein codes for the protein MQIKTLTPNLMVNNVAETIMYYNSILGFELVQTVPETPPYDWAMVSTDGLALMFQSVDSMKTEFKPLEQQATGGGLSFYLRVEGVEDLYEKLKGKVTVVNDLKESFYGMTEFSIQDLNGFVLTFAENLNPSVATESSKETEQN
- a CDS encoding YceI family protein; amino-acid sequence: MKYILTKLFLVAFVVGVTQLGYGQMTWKVKTDKAKITFSELGSGAEGTFSGLDATIQFAPTNLNKSSIKARIKVSTVTASEGEDQAKDILSKDYLNGAKYPYITYESSKIKKTDKGFELIGKLTIKETTKVVKIPFLFTKQGKTAVFKGKINITSKDFGLAAGEVVIDLEVPVKQK
- a CDS encoding YceI family protein gives rise to the protein MKKVFLTFAALTLMATISLAQTKWKMDGAHAWVNFSVMHQGLSFVNGSFSKFDATIEANSKDLKGAKLTASIDPASVNSGVERRDKHLRSQDFFDVKKYPKATFVSKKFKKAGKNKYKIVGDFTLKGVTKEVTMDAKVLGNFETKKGSKMGIHATTTINRYDYGISYAKGKNAPNGKEALASDIKITINMEFTSKK
- a CDS encoding endonuclease/exonuclease/phosphatase family protein is translated as MCYKTGKNARYKQWLCYLFPLFLCWILIYPPDFFVFLSLQALALQMVVGWGLVIVLFPFFGKTRYIPPHLLGVLGSVWFLQPYVQTQPQKPAKLADTFKVLHLNVHGRNTQHAQLVEQLLRQEADLLALIEVNHRWAKVLKKGLHKQYPYAFVYPVDNLFSGIAIFAKYPLKNVQYIFNDEPPTVVGDVLLPQGKVHFISTHISAPILQGRIPRRYSQMDKIAQQIKQDQEKPLVLLGDFNAVPWERLIRDFKQSTHMQDTRASWLPTFPTWALWMGIPIDYIFYSPPLYCQHLNTFQNTGADHVGLVGEFGLK
- the rsmG gene encoding 16S rRNA (guanine(527)-N(7))-methyltransferase RsmG, producing MEKLDIVLKYFPDLTDAQKEQFIKMNELYQDWNEKINVVSRKDVDMLYERHVLHSLGIAKVIQFKPGSKVLDLGTGGGFPGVPLAIMFPKTEFYLVDSIAKKIKVVQEVVAGLGLTNVKAEQVRVEKVDDDFDFIVSRAVAPLKTLHNWSQDKFYKMYNHELKNGYLLLKGGDLTEELAEVKRKKKVFELSDFFEEEFFETKKVVYVQMMK